A genomic region of Eucalyptus grandis isolate ANBG69807.140 chromosome 5, ASM1654582v1, whole genome shotgun sequence contains the following coding sequences:
- the LOC120293840 gene encoding disease resistance protein RPS2-like, which yields MKRIKANVQRLMKNMEIVANKARNVLTGVGKTTLLEEVDKKLKSEKRLFGIIVKAKASQTQDLKKIEDDIAYAFGPNMKDEPSEEGRRDRLFRKIQSSLMKKVLIIMNDPWDELDLKVIKIPLGEESNICKLLLTSRLENVLKRKMCA from the exons ATGAAGCGAATCAAAGCCAACGTCCAGAGATTGATGAAAAACATGGAGATTGTTGCCAACAAGGCACGCAATGT GCTTACTGGCGTGGGGAAGACTACCTTGTTGGAGGAAGTCGATAAGAAACTCAAAAGCGAGAAGAGATTGTTTGGCATAATCGTCAAAGCGAAAGCATCGCAGACTCAagatttgaagaaaatcgaAGATGATATTGCTTATGCCTTTGGTCCAAATATGAAGGATGAGCCAAGcgaagagggaagaagagatCGTCTGTTTCGGAAAATACAAAGCAGTTTGATGAAGAAGGTTCTCATAATAATGAATGATCCATGGGACGAACTTGATTTGAAGGTGATCAAAATTCCTTTGGGGGAGGAGAGCAACATATGCAAGTTGTTGCTCACATCGAGATTGGAAAATGTGCTGAAGCGAAAGATGTGTGCCTAA